The Niallia alba genome includes a window with the following:
- a CDS encoding sigma-70 family RNA polymerase sigma factor, translating into MEGKTYDQLVEEFTPMIHHMMKRMTIYKDKQEFFQIGLISIWETMSTFDEEKGKYSNHLYRHMQGRFLDELKRRTREAERSAYPSEEFWEVMESPILYREEEDYIKGLCYELNEGETKWVMFTFIEQLTVKEIAKKEQVSPSAVKWWRKGAKEKLKRTLGL; encoded by the coding sequence ATGGAAGGAAAGACGTATGATCAATTAGTCGAGGAGTTTACGCCGATGATCCATCATATGATGAAAAGGATGACTATTTATAAAGATAAGCAAGAGTTTTTTCAAATTGGGTTAATCAGTATTTGGGAAACAATGTCTACATTTGATGAAGAAAAAGGCAAATATAGCAATCATTTATATCGGCATATGCAAGGCAGATTTCTCGATGAATTGAAGCGCCGCACAAGAGAGGCGGAAAGAAGTGCTTATCCAAGTGAAGAGTTTTGGGAAGTAATGGAAAGCCCTATTTTATACAGAGAAGAAGAGGACTATATAAAAGGACTTTGTTATGAATTAAACGAAGGAGAAACAAAGTGGGTCATGTTTACCTTTATTGAACAGTTAACAGTTAAAGAGATTGCGAAGAAAGAACAGGTTTCTCCTTCAGCGGTTAAATGGTGGAGGAAAGGAGCGAAGGAGAAGTTGAAGCGGACGTTGGGCTTGTGA
- a CDS encoding response regulator transcription factor — MNILIVDDEPLELEQLSFLVAKKFPDWNIYTSEDASEAKLLLRETNFSLALVDIQLPGESGLKFCEFLQSNNNQIEVVLITAHQDFQYAKQAIKLHVMDYLVKPVIEKEFYDMLADFMDKHAWIDTKSTLVNSVLQIIREHYQEKLQLADVASQVYVSPTYLSKKFAEETGEKFTGYITRFRIKKAKQLMQENPHWSLFEVAQRVGFSSQHHFSNSFKKVEGITPSQLKEKLHD, encoded by the coding sequence ATGAATATATTAATAGTAGATGATGAACCATTGGAACTGGAACAACTCTCCTTTCTAGTAGCAAAGAAATTTCCAGATTGGAATATCTATACGTCAGAAGATGCGAGTGAAGCAAAGCTCCTGCTAAGAGAGACAAACTTCTCCCTTGCATTAGTGGATATTCAATTACCAGGTGAATCAGGTTTGAAGTTTTGTGAATTTTTGCAATCTAATAATAATCAAATAGAAGTGGTCCTTATTACCGCACATCAGGACTTTCAATATGCTAAACAAGCAATTAAGCTACATGTGATGGATTACTTAGTGAAACCAGTTATTGAGAAAGAATTCTACGATATGCTTGCTGACTTTATGGATAAACACGCATGGATTGATACCAAGTCGACGCTCGTTAATAGCGTGCTTCAGATTATTCGCGAACATTATCAAGAAAAACTACAGCTTGCAGATGTAGCGAGTCAAGTATATGTTTCTCCAACATACCTTAGTAAAAAATTCGCGGAAGAAACGGGGGAAAAGTTTACAGGGTATATAACAAGATTTCGCATAAAAAAAGCAAAACAATTGATGCAGGAAAACCCACATTGGTCCTTATTTGAAGTAGCCCAAAGAGTTGGATTTTCCAGCCAGCATCACTTTAGTAATTCCTTTAAGAAAGTGGAAGGAATCACCCCTAGTCAATTAAAGGAGAAGCTCCATGATTGA
- a CDS encoding tyrosine-type recombinase/integrase — protein MYASGARAQEICDLTVGNVQFHPKGATLNITGKGRKSRRIGIPIACATPLKKYIEHRKISDKPERHIFSSQTHEQMSVSCIEGIFKKYITVAKKEKPSMFLAGSYPPHSMRHTTASHMLEAGVPLVVIKNFLGHASLQSTQIYADISQDTVNRHLKEWNEKWFPSNIDERKTSQRSNRIPDFLN, from the coding sequence ATGTATGCAAGCGGAGCGCGTGCACAAGAAATATGTGACCTTACGGTCGGAAATGTTCAGTTTCATCCAAAAGGCGCTACACTAAATATTACGGGGAAAGGCAGAAAGAGCCGCCGTATCGGTATTCCTATCGCCTGTGCCACCCCACTTAAGAAGTATATTGAGCACAGAAAAATCAGTGATAAACCTGAAAGGCATATATTTTCAAGCCAAACGCATGAGCAGATGTCGGTTTCCTGTATAGAGGGAATATTCAAAAAGTATATTACCGTTGCTAAAAAAGAAAAACCGTCCATGTTTCTTGCTGGTAGTTATCCACCTCATTCTATGAGACATACAACTGCCAGCCATATGCTTGAAGCCGGTGTTCCTCTGGTTGTGATAAAGAATTTTTTGGGACATGCATCTCTACAGTCGACTCAGATTTATGCGGATATTTCCCAAGACACGGTTAACAGGCATTTAAAAGAGTGGAATGAAAAATGGTTCCCTTCAAATATAGATGAAAGAAAAACTTCTCAAAGGTCAAATAGAATTCCAGATTTTCTGAATTGA
- a CDS encoding glycosyltransferase family 2 protein, giving the protein MNNPLISIIIPVYNVEEYLERCINSVLSQTYKNFEVIAINDGSTDNSLKILEDLALSDNRIFIYNKENGGQASARNLGLKKVKGDYLIMVDSDDYIDEHLLEKCMLTVKSTNCDLVLFDRLDLNERGELKYCSGGSGITMTDACSAPWNKFYKATLWEGCLFPEGYWYEDLGIVPVIVAKAKKIVNINEPLYIYERSREGSQTNQLNVNKILDVQHMLSNVYEKITDLGLLEKSKKQLEILYIEHLIYITILEKLTQVKDKNIRANLIDEIKVSMAKKFPNWKQIEFASGGMITKRVKNLVVTLYLNKNFVLGDLIWKTSLKLKRKFY; this is encoded by the coding sequence ATGAATAATCCTTTAATTAGCATAATTATACCTGTTTATAACGTAGAAGAATATTTAGAGAGATGTATAAATTCTGTATTAAGTCAAACATATAAGAATTTTGAGGTTATCGCTATCAATGATGGTTCTACTGATAATTCATTAAAAATTTTAGAGGATCTAGCCTTATCAGATAATAGAATTTTTATCTACAATAAAGAGAATGGAGGTCAGGCTAGTGCAAGAAATCTTGGATTGAAAAAAGTTAAAGGTGACTATCTAATTATGGTTGATAGTGATGATTACATTGATGAGCATCTCTTAGAAAAATGTATGTTGACCGTTAAAAGTACTAATTGCGATTTAGTTCTGTTTGATCGATTAGATTTAAACGAAAGAGGAGAATTGAAATATTGTTCCGGGGGAAGTGGAATAACAATGACTGATGCATGCAGTGCACCTTGGAATAAGTTTTATAAAGCAACACTATGGGAAGGTTGTTTATTTCCTGAAGGTTACTGGTATGAGGATTTAGGTATAGTGCCTGTTATAGTGGCTAAAGCGAAAAAAATAGTTAACATTAATGAACCATTATATATTTATGAAAGGTCAAGGGAAGGCTCACAAACTAATCAGTTAAATGTTAATAAAATTTTAGATGTGCAGCATATGTTAAGTAATGTATATGAAAAAATTACTGACTTAGGATTATTAGAAAAATCAAAAAAACAGTTGGAAATACTATATATTGAGCATTTAATTTATATAACTATACTAGAAAAATTAACTCAAGTTAAAGATAAGAATATTCGTGCAAATTTAATTGACGAAATTAAAGTAAGCATGGCAAAAAAATTCCCAAATTGGAAGCAAATTGAATTTGCATCTGGAGGCATGATTACAAAAAGAGTAAAAAATTTAGTTGTAACTTTATACCTTAATAAAAATTTTGTCCTTGGTGATTTAATTTGGAAAACATCTTTAAAACTGAAACGTAAATTTTATTAG
- a CDS encoding HNH endonuclease encodes MVVFRSVGKAIGTVGGGLLGGSAKLIGKTVGTRYQGTGKWIEEVGDGIQKASYRALDNAGEFLDGAVKGTYGLIKDDDYYKQAGLSHMKDSADRTIKGIGSAVTYTAANAGQAIRGFSQGDKEQVINGLKNIGKVVAVSSLAIGVLDVIDGADDVNAEELHTRNDGLSGNIHPDTGVPFAEKYIDLPNGQVVEGTFPVFDSAFHVELAEELYLESDDVQFAVANENLYQAIQADPSLAKEIGLSQTDIHSLANGETPDNFVWHHNEEPGVIQLVDKETHEQTGHTGGRAIWGGGSEYR; translated from the coding sequence ATGGTGGTTTTTCGTTCTGTTGGTAAGGCGATTGGCACGGTTGGTGGAGGATTGCTGGGAGGCTCAGCTAAACTGATAGGGAAGACAGTTGGTACTAGATATCAAGGTACTGGTAAGTGGATAGAAGAAGTAGGAGATGGTATACAAAAAGCGTCTTATCGTGCTCTGGATAATGCAGGGGAATTTCTTGATGGTGCGGTAAAAGGTACATATGGTCTTATAAAAGATGATGACTATTATAAACAGGCGGGTTTGTCTCATATGAAAGATTCTGCTGATAGAACAATAAAGGGAATCGGTTCCGCTGTCACTTATACAGCAGCAAATGCAGGGCAAGCAATTAGAGGTTTTTCACAAGGGGATAAGGAGCAAGTGATTAATGGATTAAAAAATATCGGGAAGGTTGTCGCTGTATCAAGCCTTGCGATTGGTGTGTTAGATGTAATAGATGGGGCAGATGATGTAAATGCAGAAGAGTTACATACGAGAAATGATGGACTAAGTGGAAATATTCATCCAGATACTGGAGTTCCTTTTGCAGAGAAATATATAGATTTGCCAAACGGTCAAGTAGTTGAAGGTACTTTTCCTGTCTTTGATTCAGCATTTCACGTTGAATTAGCGGAGGAATTATATTTAGAAAGTGATGATGTTCAATTTGCTGTTGCCAATGAAAACTTGTATCAAGCTATACAGGCTGATCCTTCCTTAGCAAAGGAAATTGGATTATCTCAAACCGATATACACAGCTTAGCGAACGGGGAAACACCAGATAATTTTGTATGGCATCATAATGAAGAGCCAGGAGTCATTCAATTAGTAGATAAAGAGACTCATGAACAAACAGGGCATACAGGTGGAAGAGCTATTTGGGGTGGAGGAAGTGAGTATCGCTAA
- a CDS encoding competence protein ComK — protein MKEILTTYKVNEETNALKPAFQLDYQTIVLEGQRELYVKQTPLELIKLAAKEGGAEYNGRRISMTYLTGIHKKIPIPINPLKNIYAFPTSSPNQPHCCWIFFQHVEEIKPTKGTYRSIIQFKNGIEIKMYESLHILEKQMYRTWLCQKALNE, from the coding sequence ATGAAAGAAATCCTTACTACGTACAAAGTTAATGAAGAAACAAACGCACTAAAACCAGCTTTTCAGCTAGACTATCAAACAATCGTACTAGAGGGGCAGCGAGAACTCTATGTAAAACAAACTCCATTAGAATTAATTAAATTGGCAGCAAAAGAAGGAGGAGCAGAATATAATGGCCGGCGAATTTCAATGACTTATTTAACAGGCATTCATAAAAAAATTCCGATTCCAATTAATCCACTTAAAAACATCTATGCTTTTCCAACTTCTTCTCCAAATCAACCCCATTGCTGTTGGATATTCTTCCAACATGTCGAAGAAATTAAACCAACAAAAGGCACCTATCGTTCTATTATCCAATTTAAAAATGGCATTGAAATAAAAATGTACGAATCCCTGCATATCTTGGAGAAACAAATGTATCGAACCTGGTTATGCCAAAAAGCACTTAATGAGTAA
- a CDS encoding oligosaccharide flippase family protein: MGNKILKNAIYLFFGNMGSRMVTAVVTILLARYIGASDYGAFSIAIAIATVMAYFTDAGLSNTFIREATKPNINIDSLVNSYLKIRLCFAVVSIIISFFIIHFFYDDTNIQSLIGWVVYPTIIGCSFMGVGVSYFQAKESMGVSTALNVIQGFSSAFGMLFVIILNSTILMAAICFSMSYIIAGIVSIFLLKREKILFKGWTKSILDNFWLFTINGIIIMLLPQLGPIILGKVTTLSNVGYFSTAYKIPSVLYQIPGVIATAFYPRLFSLGNSGNIKKHRELSIQELKIMSFVGILVAIPFITHPDFWISLLLGQKWEAASKGLSILAMIVVLQSISYPLADYLTTIGKQGTRTLVIFITFIIAIFAYAVLGDKYGVVGGAFAAIITEVSLIIGYSFFNKKYIYHFGKSIKWNVLSFLLCLIISKFFSITDYVLLKIILLETIYIGIVLLLDRETFLTIVSFIQKIKKKRIIL; encoded by the coding sequence TTGGGAAATAAAATCTTAAAAAATGCAATTTATCTGTTCTTTGGTAATATGGGTTCACGAATGGTTACTGCAGTTGTAACCATTTTGTTAGCTAGATATATAGGAGCAAGTGATTATGGTGCATTTTCAATAGCAATAGCAATAGCAACTGTAATGGCCTACTTTACAGATGCAGGCTTATCCAATACCTTTATAAGAGAAGCAACAAAACCAAATATAAATATAGATAGTTTGGTTAATAGTTATTTGAAAATAAGATTATGTTTTGCTGTTGTTTCAATTATAATTTCATTTTTTATTATTCATTTTTTTTATGACGATACAAATATTCAATCCTTAATAGGGTGGGTTGTATATCCAACAATTATTGGTTGTTCATTTATGGGAGTAGGGGTTTCTTATTTCCAAGCCAAAGAAAGTATGGGTGTTAGTACAGCATTAAATGTAATTCAGGGTTTTTCTAGTGCTTTCGGTATGCTATTCGTTATAATACTTAATTCTACTATTCTTATGGCTGCTATTTGCTTCAGTATGTCATATATTATAGCAGGAATTGTTTCTATTTTTTTATTAAAAAGAGAAAAAATTTTATTTAAAGGGTGGACTAAATCTATATTAGATAATTTCTGGTTGTTTACGATAAATGGTATTATTATTATGCTTCTTCCTCAATTAGGACCCATTATTTTAGGGAAAGTAACTACATTATCAAATGTAGGTTATTTTTCTACAGCATATAAAATTCCATCTGTGCTTTATCAAATTCCTGGTGTAATAGCAACTGCATTTTATCCAAGATTATTTTCTTTAGGGAATAGTGGTAATATAAAAAAACATAGAGAACTATCTATACAGGAATTAAAAATTATGTCTTTTGTTGGTATTTTAGTAGCAATTCCTTTTATAACGCATCCTGATTTTTGGATTTCACTTCTACTTGGTCAAAAATGGGAGGCTGCGAGTAAAGGATTATCGATTCTTGCTATGATAGTTGTACTACAATCTATTAGTTATCCACTTGCTGACTATCTTACTACCATAGGCAAACAAGGAACTAGAACGTTAGTTATTTTTATTACTTTCATAATTGCTATATTTGCTTATGCTGTTTTAGGGGACAAATATGGTGTAGTTGGTGGTGCATTTGCGGCTATTATTACTGAGGTAAGTTTAATTATTGGTTATAGTTTTTTTAATAAGAAGTATATTTATCATTTTGGTAAATCAATAAAATGGAATGTATTGTCCTTTCTATTATGTCTAATAATATCAAAATTCTTTTCAATAACTGATTATGTCTTATTAAAAATTATTTTATTAGAAACTATATATATAGGAATTGTATTACTTTTGGATAGAGAAACCTTTTTAACAATTGTCTCATTTATACAAAAAATTAAAAAGAAAAGAATAATTTTATAA
- a CDS encoding helix-turn-helix domain-containing protein, with protein MSNELYKTQIYKSIFGRKIRNKRNIRNVSIQQLAEDSGVSVNHINNIELGKSHPSAGLFHAICNALHIDATTFFKEVMEEVELLILEEE; from the coding sequence TTGTCCAACGAGCTATATAAAACCCAAATCTATAAATCAATATTCGGAAGAAAGATCCGAAATAAAAGAAACATAAGAAATGTAAGTATTCAGCAACTTGCAGAAGATTCAGGGGTAAGTGTCAACCATATAAACAATATTGAGCTTGGCAAATCACACCCAAGCGCAGGTTTATTCCATGCTATTTGTAACGCCCTACACATTGATGCAACCACGTTTTTTAAAGAAGTGATGGAAGAAGTGGAATTGTTGATATTGGAAGAGGAATAA
- a CDS encoding sensor histidine kinase, with amino-acid sequence MVIFFGILIVSLLIPIIALVLLSIMKLLNQEFDYLHMENKQIQLEKQLQQMEYEQLSQKIRPHFLFNSLNAMMSLARLKRNDDLITAMEQFSLFLKYQHANQTALVLFERELFHTNNYLSIQQLRFGKKLTITYELDERAYQTQLPSYTLQTLVENAFKHGLEKKRGEKHLMIALKRHGDWVRLTVSDNGDRAIEQKSGHGTGLENIKKRLELLFEMYTDVSLKRKDNATEATVIWPYTPEGER; translated from the coding sequence ATGGTTATTTTTTTTGGTATTTTGATAGTAAGTCTATTAATTCCGATTATTGCTTTGGTCTTGCTGAGTATTATGAAACTACTTAATCAGGAGTTTGATTATTTACATATGGAGAATAAACAAATTCAATTAGAAAAGCAGCTGCAGCAAATGGAGTATGAACAGCTCAGTCAAAAGATTCGTCCGCATTTTTTGTTTAATAGTTTAAATGCGATGATGTCCCTTGCTCGTTTGAAGCGAAATGATGATCTCATAACAGCTATGGAGCAATTTTCTTTATTTCTAAAGTATCAGCATGCAAATCAGACAGCGCTTGTCTTATTTGAAAGGGAATTATTCCATACAAACAATTACTTATCGATTCAGCAGCTTCGTTTTGGAAAAAAGCTTACGATCACGTATGAGCTAGATGAACGAGCCTATCAAACCCAGCTGCCGTCTTATACGTTACAAACGCTTGTTGAGAATGCCTTTAAGCATGGCTTGGAGAAAAAACGTGGCGAAAAGCATTTGATGATTGCCTTAAAGCGACATGGTGATTGGGTGAGATTAACAGTTTCTGATAATGGGGATAGAGCGATTGAGCAAAAAAGTGGGCATGGAACAGGGTTGGAAAATATTAAAAAACGGTTGGAATTATTATTTGAAATGTACACAGATGTTTCATTAAAACGTAAAGATAACGCAACAGAGGCAACAGTCATTTGGCCATATACGCCGGAGGGTGAAAGATGA
- a CDS encoding YifB family Mg chelatase-like AAA ATPase: MTVKVSSIGLKGLEGYRVQVEVRISQDTESMVIVGLPDASVKESRERVLASIAHFDLDVTDKKVVVNLSPPDQKKNGSLFDLAIAIAALKELGEVKREIPIDTAFIGALSLDGSVASGEGILPAVIAARGLGIKRVYLPYDSVLPLHMLQDIECIVVSHIEEVVQHLEGQESMLSQPSFSSENHLTPDVATHQKDFCHVIGQEKAKRALEIAAAGEHNLLMNGPPGCGKSLLAESFPSILPSLTNQAQLEVMSLYQLAREKRIHVPSVPFRHPHHSASAVAIIGGGSNPRPGEISMAHHGILFLDEIAEFSKKTLDMLRQPLETGEVTISRAHSTVTYPASFILIGAMNPCPCGYLGSLHHYCTCSQKQIQAYRNRLSGPIYDRMDILLSLQSVNVNRSSTTQESSNDIRKRVEKARVRQYDRYQQEVSNAKVPFEILVETSALTTEQKKTLTQISSKQNWSNRVQIKIIRLARTISDLAGEERIADQAIWEAMTLRRWGQNKQTTIAREK; this comes from the coding sequence ATGACCGTAAAGGTTTCAAGTATTGGTTTGAAAGGATTAGAGGGCTACCGTGTGCAGGTGGAGGTGCGGATATCACAGGACACGGAGTCTATGGTGATTGTTGGGTTGCCTGATGCTTCTGTTAAGGAGTCAAGGGAGAGGGTGTTGGCGTCGATTGCTCATTTTGATTTGGATGTGACGGATAAGAAGGTAGTTGTGAATCTATCTCCGCCTGATCAAAAGAAAAATGGTTCGCTATTTGATCTGGCTATCGCAATTGCTGCTTTGAAGGAACTGGGGGAGGTGAAGCGTGAGATTCCCATAGATACGGCGTTTATTGGGGCGTTATCCCTTGATGGTTCGGTTGCGAGTGGGGAAGGGATACTACCTGCTGTTATTGCGGCAAGGGGACTTGGGATCAAACGAGTGTATTTACCTTATGATTCGGTGCTGCCACTCCATATGCTACAGGATATTGAATGTATAGTTGTGTCTCATATCGAGGAAGTCGTTCAGCATTTGGAAGGGCAAGAAAGCATGCTGTCTCAACCTTCTTTTTCCTCAGAGAATCATCTAACTCCAGATGTTGCCACTCATCAAAAGGATTTCTGTCATGTAATTGGACAGGAGAAAGCGAAAAGAGCATTAGAAATTGCTGCAGCTGGTGAGCATAATTTGCTGATGAATGGTCCTCCTGGTTGTGGAAAGAGCTTGTTAGCTGAATCTTTTCCCTCCATCCTACCTTCATTAACAAATCAAGCACAACTCGAAGTGATGAGTTTGTATCAGCTTGCTCGTGAAAAACGTATCCATGTTCCCTCTGTTCCGTTCAGGCATCCACACCATTCTGCTTCTGCTGTCGCCATTATTGGTGGTGGGTCGAACCCGCGACCAGGTGAAATATCGATGGCTCACCATGGAATCCTTTTTCTCGATGAAATTGCAGAATTCTCCAAAAAAACGCTTGATATGCTCCGTCAACCACTTGAAACTGGTGAAGTAACCATTAGCAGAGCGCATTCTACTGTGACGTATCCAGCTTCTTTTATCCTAATAGGTGCTATGAACCCTTGTCCATGTGGATACCTCGGTTCTCTTCATCATTATTGCACCTGTTCCCAAAAGCAAATTCAAGCCTACCGAAATCGGTTGTCAGGTCCTATCTATGACCGAATGGACATCCTTTTATCCTTACAGTCAGTTAATGTTAACCGGTCCTCCACGACGCAAGAATCTTCTAATGATATTCGTAAAAGAGTGGAAAAAGCGCGCGTGCGCCAGTATGATCGGTATCAACAAGAAGTATCCAATGCGAAGGTTCCGTTTGAAATTTTGGTGGAAACGAGTGCCTTGACAACAGAACAGAAAAAGACGCTCACTCAAATATCTTCTAAGCAAAACTGGAGCAACCGTGTTCAGATAAAAATTATCAGACTCGCAAGGACCATTTCTGATTTAGCAGGGGAAGAAAGAATAGCTGATCAAGCCATTTGGGAAGCGATGACCTTAAGACGCTGGGGGCAGAATAAACAAACGACGATTGCGAGGGAGAAATGA
- a CDS encoding IS4 family transposase, with protein sequence MDKITRKTSFGQWFSPINLQLFEENVKTLKLDFYTKKLTTESFLKLLLFAQLEEVESLHALSDCLFDDQLQKGIDLDSISISQLSRRLNGMNPDLFQKLFLDLVSQIHAKTHNTKLVMPLKIIDSSTLPLNLTNHKWAKFRKTKAGVKLHLRLVFMEKGISYPEKAIMTTAKEHDRGQLEVMVDDKECMYVFDRGYLDYERFDRMTDDGYFFLSRLRKNAVIREVYDFKLPENTSVLSDQMVLIGTTQNRAENYFRLLKVIDSKGNELHLITNRFDLSAEEISKMYKSRWAIELFFKWIKQHLHIKKFYGQSEWAIQNQVFIALIVFCLHVLAQIETKSKRKTLQISRYLRAALWKPAHIWLRKIEGKTIP encoded by the coding sequence ATGGACAAGATTACACGAAAAACTTCATTTGGACAATGGTTTTCACCAATAAATCTTCAATTATTTGAAGAAAACGTGAAAACGTTGAAATTAGATTTCTATACGAAAAAACTAACGACAGAGTCATTTCTAAAATTATTACTTTTTGCGCAGCTAGAAGAAGTCGAAAGTCTGCATGCGCTGAGCGATTGTCTTTTCGATGATCAACTGCAAAAGGGCATTGATCTTGATTCTATCAGTATTTCCCAACTCTCACGCCGTTTAAATGGCATGAATCCAGACTTATTCCAAAAGCTTTTCCTTGATTTAGTTTCACAAATTCATGCCAAAACGCACAACACGAAACTTGTGATGCCATTAAAAATCATTGATTCAAGCACATTGCCTCTCAATTTGACTAATCATAAATGGGCAAAATTCCGCAAAACAAAAGCGGGTGTTAAATTGCACTTACGCCTTGTGTTTATGGAAAAAGGTATATCCTATCCCGAAAAGGCCATTATGACAACGGCCAAAGAACATGACCGCGGTCAGCTTGAAGTAATGGTTGATGACAAGGAATGTATGTATGTGTTTGACCGTGGTTACTTAGACTACGAACGCTTTGATCGGATGACAGATGACGGCTACTTTTTCCTTTCTAGGCTGCGAAAAAACGCAGTCATACGGGAGGTTTACGATTTTAAACTACCCGAGAATACATCTGTTTTGTCGGATCAAATGGTGTTGATTGGTACGACGCAAAACCGTGCCGAAAATTACTTTCGTCTTCTAAAAGTGATTGATTCAAAAGGAAATGAGCTTCATTTAATCACAAATCGTTTTGATTTAAGTGCTGAAGAAATCTCAAAGATGTATAAATCACGCTGGGCGATTGAGTTATTTTTCAAATGGATTAAACAACATCTCCATATCAAAAAGTTTTACGGCCAAAGCGAATGGGCAATTCAGAATCAAGTGTTTATCGCACTTATTGTTTTTTGCCTGCATGTTCTCGCACAAATCGAGACAAAAAGTAAACGAAAAACCCTACAAATTAGCCGATATTTACGGGCAGCTTTGTGGAAACCAGCACATATTTGGCTTCGAAAGATTGAAGGAAAAACCATTCCTTAA
- a CDS encoding ADP-ribosylglycohydrolase family protein — protein sequence MDYIKHLTEWISNAKDSKLVSGPSTLRAVQAIKNGVPINKTGYGNTTNGAAMKISPIGLISEYNQLDELMKNVYDICLPTHNSSIAVSGACVVAACISYVAAGGKDLNEMWELAIKVAEDSKGIGAEFPSPSLSFRIQYVRDIVDNCLEEEAIIRIVNELGTGVETIETIPAVLAVVQLANGDPMKAAKISASLGADTDTIGAISASICGGMTPNFDESDVSIIEEINSLDFDKLAEKALPFSPYYI from the coding sequence ATGGATTATATTAAGCATTTGACAGAGTGGATTTCTAATGCAAAAGATTCTAAATTAGTTTCCGGTCCATCCACTCTTAGAGCTGTCCAAGCAATTAAAAATGGCGTTCCTATTAACAAAACTGGATATGGCAATACAACCAATGGCGCCGCAATGAAGATTTCACCAATCGGACTTATATCCGAATACAACCAATTAGATGAGTTAATGAAAAATGTGTATGACATTTGTTTACCAACACATAACTCGAGCATAGCTGTATCTGGCGCTTGTGTAGTAGCAGCCTGCATTAGTTATGTTGCTGCTGGAGGGAAGGATCTAAACGAAATGTGGGAACTTGCTATAAAAGTTGCCGAAGACTCAAAAGGAATTGGGGCCGAGTTTCCGAGTCCATCCTTATCCTTCCGCATTCAATATGTCCGCGACATTGTTGATAATTGTCTCGAAGAAGAAGCTATCATACGAATTGTCAACGAATTAGGAACTGGGGTAGAAACGATTGAAACCATTCCTGCTGTCTTGGCTGTTGTACAGCTCGCTAATGGAGACCCGATGAAAGCCGCAAAAATCAGTGCAAGTTTAGGAGCTGACACAGATACAATCGGCGCTATTTCAGCAAGCATTTGTGGAGGGATGACTCCAAACTTTGATGAAAGTGATGTATCAATAATTGAAGAAATCAATTCCTTAGATTTTGATAAACTCGCTGAGAAAGCACTTCCGTTCTCTCCATATTACATTTAA
- a CDS encoding transposase, translating into MMPYKKREYIPERFYHIVSRGNRRDPLFRNASDFQAFLHILTQLYEKYPFEIASYCLMNNHFHLQLRSREVPISKLMALINKRYANYYNTKYRLTGHVFEKRFYDKVIENKEGMLEVSRYIHLNPVEARMVKLAEYYPWSSYQYYKKNSTVPCFMNVNFLLDYYEGTSTQKREKYCCSVTFN; encoded by the coding sequence ATGATGCCCTATAAGAAACGAGAGTATATACCAGAGCGATTTTATCATATTGTTTCCCGGGGAAATCGACGTGATCCTTTGTTTCGGAATGCCAGTGATTTTCAAGCATTTCTTCATATCCTAACACAACTCTACGAAAAGTACCCCTTTGAAATCGCCTCCTATTGCCTTATGAACAATCATTTCCATTTACAATTACGTTCTAGGGAAGTACCCATTTCAAAGCTAATGGCACTAATCAATAAACGTTATGCCAATTACTATAACACCAAATACCGTTTAACAGGCCATGTCTTTGAAAAACGTTTTTATGACAAAGTTATTGAGAACAAAGAAGGTATGTTAGAAGTTAGCCGTTATATACACCTTAACCCAGTTGAGGCGAGGATGGTTAAGCTCGCAGAATACTATCCTTGGAGTAGCTATCAATATTATAAGAAGAATTCGACAGTACCTTGTTTTATGAATGTGAATTTTTTACTAGATTATTATGAAGGAACATCGACACAGAAACGGGAAAAGTATTGTTGTAGCGTAACCTTTAATTAA